Proteins from one Cryptomeria japonica chromosome 4, Sugi_1.0, whole genome shotgun sequence genomic window:
- the LOC131875449 gene encoding putative leucine-rich repeat receptor-like serine/threonine-protein kinase At2g24130, producing the protein MSSLTTIGLESNGFHGSIPHVLGMLSQLKWLDLCMNNLIGPIPVSLSNCTRLQMLELCGNHLSGPIPWEFGRLSQLQYGLLWENQLTGEIPSSVGNWTQLQVLNFGQNQLSGTVPKEFGKMQQLRILVLELNHLTGVLPASIGRLSSSLSVLELDLNEIGGNIPDEIGNLTMLSFLSLQANRFNGTIPSALCRLPNLERLYLDTNNLHGTIPECFGHSKRLGLLSLSQNMLSGQIPQGLGALPQFRELDLSHNQLSGKIPASLGKCKTLELVDMAHNKLTGNIPSEVAGLQNLQFYFNVSGNLLQGSILEMSKMVMVLAIDVSQNNFSGSIPSALESCKGLMYLNLSGNAFEGPIPVSLVNLKNLQYMDLSCNNLSGTIPVAFKKMKMIQHLNLSSNMLTGEVPKGGAFATLDASEIMGNLGLCGGWMNLPPCSHSKHKETSVSKKVIIPVVVGIAILTMSLLLVAFSYRWRRSCTPALKVWPPKISYEELVDATGGFSDENLLGIGSFGSVYKGILRDRTNIAVKVLKLQDEHAHQSFSRECNALKRVRHRNVIKIISSCSNLDFKALILPLMSNGSLERWLYPREGGQCKLNLSDRLRISMEIAQGMAYLHHYCFVQVIHRDLKPNNVLLGDDMISYIADFGLSNIIFGNSMDSLTSTDALEGSVGYIAPEYGIGGNISTKGDVYSYGILILELLTRRRPTDDRWTEGINLPKWT; encoded by the exons ATGTCCTCTTTAACAACCATAGGTTTGGAGTCCAATGGATTCCATGGTAGTATTCCTCATGTGTTGGGTATGCTTAGTCAACTAAAGTGGCTTGATCTTTGCATGAACAACTTAATAGGGCCGATCCCCGTTTCCCTTTCAAATTGCACTCGTCTCCAAATGTTGGAGCTATGTGGAAATCACTTAAGCGGCCCAATTCCATGGGAGTTTGGAAGGCTGTCCCAGTTGCAATATGGGCTTTTGTGGGAGAACCAACTCACTGGAGAAATACCCAGCTCGGTGGGTAATTGGACTCAGCTGCAAGTGCTGAATTTCGGTCAAAACCAACTCAGCGGCACAGTACCAaaggaatttgggaaaatgcagcAGCTGAGAATTCTTGTTTTGGAACTTAATCATCTCACTGGCGTCTTGCCAGCTTCAATTGGTCGCCTTTCGAGTTCGTTATCAGTTTTAGAATTAGACTTAAACGAAATTGGGGGAAACATACCAGATGAGATTGGTAACCTCACAATGTTGTCATTTCTAAGTCTACAAGCAAACCGATTCAATGGGACCATTCCATCTGCACTCTGCAGACTTCCAAATCTTGAAAGATTGTACCTGGACACAAACAATTTACATGGGACAATTCCAGAATGTTTTGGCCACTCCAAAAGGCTTGGATTGTTGTCTCTCAGTCAGAACATGCTTTCAGGGCAAATTCCACAAGGTCTTGGTGCCCTTCCACAGTTTAGAGAGCTTGACCTTAGTCACAATCAACTATCAGGGAAAATACCTGCCAGTTTAGGAAAATGCAAGACTTTGGAGCTGGTGGACATGGCACACAACAAACTAACAGGAAATATACCTTCTGAAGTTGCAGGTCTGCAGAATCTTCAGTTCTATTTCAATGTTTCTGGGAATTTACTGCAGGGTTCTATTTTGGAAATGAGCAAAATGGTTATGGTTTTAGCTATAGATGTTTCTCAAAACAATTTCTCGGGTAGCATTCCCAGTGCACTGGAAAGCTGCAAGGGGTTAATGTATCTAAATCTTTCTGGGAATGCATTTGAGGGGCCAATTCCTGTATCATTGGTAAATCTAAAAAATCTACAGTACATGGATCTTTCTTGCAATAATTTGTCAGGTACAATACCGGTGGCTTTCAAAAAGATGAAAATGATCCAGCATCTCAATCTCTCTTCAAACATGTTAACTGGAGAGGTCCCAAAGGGAGGAGCTTTTGCAACACTTGATGCCTCTGAAATTATGGGAAATCTCGGCCTTTGTGGTGGATGGATGAACTTGCCGCCATGCTCTCATTCCAAACACAAAGAGACATCTGTCTCCAAAAAGGTAATAATTCCTGTTGTAGTCGGCATTGCAATTTTGACCATGTCTCTTCTATTGGTAGCATTTTCGTATAGATGGAGACGTTCTTGTACCCCTGCTCTCAAAGTATGGCCTCCAAAAATTTCATATGAAGAACTAGTAGATGCAACTGGCGGATTCAGTGATGAAAATCTTTTAGGAATTGGTAGTTTTGGATCAGTTTATAAAGGGATTCTAAGAGATCGTACAAATATTGCTGTCAAAGTTCTCAAGTTGCAAGATGAACATGCTCACCAAAGTTTCAGCAGAGAATGCAATGCATTAAAGAGAGTTCGGCACCGCAATGTAATTAAAATCATTTCATCATGTTCCAACCTTGATTTTAAAGCGTTAATTCTTCCATTAATGTCAAATGGAAGTTTAGAGAGGTGGTTGTATCCTCGTGAAGGAGGCCAATGCAAATTAAATTTGAGTGATCGATTAAGGATATCAATGGAGATAGCACAAGGAATGGCCTATCTTCATCATTATTGCTTTGTTCAAGTGATCCACCGTGACCTCAAGCCCAACAATGTTCTATTAGGAGATGACATGATTTCATACATAGCAGACTTTGGCCTTTCCAATATTATTTTTGGCAATTCCATGGATTCTTTGACTTCTACAGATGCACTTGAAGGATCTGTTGGCTACATTGCTCCAG AATATGGAATTGGTGGAAATATTTCAACAAAAGGAGATGTATATAGTTATGGAATCTTAATTTTAGAGTTGTTGACAAGGAGGAGACCAACAGATGATAGGTGGACAGAAGGAATCAATCTACCAAAATGGACATAA